Proteins from a single region of Chryseobacterium sp. T16E-39:
- a CDS encoding DUF4476 domain-containing protein, which produces MKNIFIGLMLFGGVYSFAQEAGKAGELLKNEASKTEMQSSRTNGFENKTNTQNNSGFRNQNNKNSGFRNPDYQWNQNYGYAEVFLRIPEQGYFTVELGDQTIANGSGKYRFFDLRSGRIPIAIYDQGYLIYRTTLVVRNNNRLVLDFFTNYGLYLLDSYPVKSQSYGFNDWNDIWNDPYGNHGNDWDNLGVGNNFNVMNASTFSQFFDMLKKNASFDEDKLSFINQQSRTTSFTSQQIGSLVKSLSFDKNKLNLAKSLYSKCADREKYFIVYDAFDFDSSKRELMDFISKSK; this is translated from the coding sequence ATGAAAAATATATTTATTGGTTTAATGTTATTCGGAGGAGTTTATTCATTTGCTCAGGAAGCAGGGAAGGCTGGTGAACTTTTAAAGAATGAAGCTTCAAAAACAGAAATGCAATCCTCCAGAACGAATGGTTTTGAAAATAAGACTAATACCCAAAATAATTCAGGTTTTAGAAATCAGAATAATAAAAATAGTGGTTTCAGAAATCCGGATTATCAATGGAATCAGAACTATGGCTATGCTGAGGTATTTCTAAGAATCCCAGAGCAGGGATACTTTACAGTGGAACTTGGAGATCAGACGATTGCTAATGGTTCCGGAAAATACCGTTTTTTTGACCTTAGATCAGGAAGAATTCCAATAGCTATTTATGATCAGGGATATCTTATTTACAGGACTACTTTAGTGGTTCGAAACAATAACAGATTGGTATTGGACTTTTTCACCAATTATGGTTTGTATTTGCTGGATTCCTATCCGGTTAAGAGTCAGTCTTATGGCTTTAATGACTGGAATGATATTTGGAATGATCCCTACGGAAACCATGGAAATGATTGGGATAATCTAGGGGTGGGAAACAATTTTAATGTAATGAACGCAAGTACCTTCAGTCAGTTTTTTGATATGCTTAAGAAAAATGCAAGTTTCGATGAAGATAAACTGTCTTTCATCAATCAACAAAGCCGAACCACTTCATTTACCTCCCAACAAATTGGTAGTCTCGTAAAATCTCTAAGCTTCGATAAGAACAAATTGAATTTAGCAAAATCATTGTATAGTAAGTGTGCAGATAGAGAAAAATACTTTATTGTATATGATGCATTTGATTTTGATAGCAGCAAACGGGAATTGATGGACTTTATATCAAAATCAAAATAA
- the lpdA gene encoding dihydrolipoyl dehydrogenase has product MSQFDVTVIGSGPGGYVAAIRAAQLGFKTAIIEKYSTLGGTCLNVGCIPSKALLDSSEHFENAKHNFAGHGIIINDPQVDIARIIERKNEVVKQNTDGINYLMSKNKITVFEGVGSFESATQIKISKKDGSSESIESKYTIIATGSKPSSLPFISLDKERVITSTEALNLKEIPKHLVVIGGGVIGLELGSVYLRLGAQVTVVEFMDKIIPGMDGALSKELLKVLKKQGMKFMLSTAVSAVERNGDSVKITAKDKKGEEVVVEGDYCLVSVGRKPYTDGLGLEKAGVELDERGRVKVNDHLQTNVANIYAIGDVIKGAMLAHKAEEEGVFVAETLAGQKPHINYNLIPGVVYTWPEVSGVGKTEEQLKEEGVAIKVGSFPMRALGRSRASGDIDGLVKIIADEKTDEILGMHIIGARAADLIAEGVIAMEFRASAEDVARSSHAHPTYAEAIKEAALDATGKRPIHM; this is encoded by the coding sequence ATGAGTCAATTCGATGTTACCGTAATCGGTTCTGGTCCTGGTGGTTATGTTGCTGCAATTCGTGCTGCACAATTAGGCTTCAAAACAGCAATTATTGAAAAATATTCAACTTTAGGCGGAACTTGTCTTAACGTTGGATGTATTCCTTCAAAAGCACTTTTAGATAGTTCTGAGCATTTCGAAAATGCAAAGCATAATTTTGCTGGCCACGGAATCATTATTAATGACCCTCAAGTAGATATTGCAAGAATTATCGAGCGTAAAAATGAAGTAGTAAAGCAAAATACAGACGGTATCAACTATCTGATGAGCAAAAATAAAATTACTGTTTTTGAAGGAGTTGGAAGCTTTGAATCTGCTACCCAGATTAAGATCAGTAAGAAAGATGGTTCTTCAGAAAGCATTGAATCAAAATATACAATTATTGCTACTGGTTCTAAACCTTCATCATTACCATTCATAAGCCTTGATAAAGAAAGAGTAATTACTTCTACAGAAGCATTAAACCTTAAAGAGATTCCTAAGCATTTAGTAGTAATCGGAGGAGGTGTTATCGGTCTTGAATTAGGTTCCGTTTACCTAAGATTAGGAGCTCAGGTAACTGTAGTTGAATTTATGGATAAGATCATTCCAGGAATGGATGGAGCTTTAAGTAAAGAATTATTGAAGGTTCTTAAAAAACAAGGAATGAAGTTCATGCTTTCAACAGCGGTTTCTGCAGTAGAAAGAAATGGAGATTCTGTAAAAATTACAGCTAAAGATAAGAAAGGTGAGGAGGTAGTTGTAGAAGGAGATTATTGTTTAGTATCAGTTGGTAGAAAACCTTATACAGATGGTCTTGGTCTTGAAAAAGCTGGTGTAGAACTGGATGAAAGAGGAAGAGTAAAGGTAAATGATCATTTACAGACTAATGTGGCTAATATTTACGCAATCGGAGACGTTATCAAAGGTGCTATGCTAGCTCATAAAGCTGAAGAAGAAGGAGTATTTGTTGCTGAAACTTTAGCTGGTCAAAAGCCACATATCAATTATAACTTAATTCCTGGTGTTGTTTATACATGGCCTGAAGTTTCTGGGGTTGGTAAAACTGAAGAGCAATTAAAAGAAGAAGGTGTTGCTATTAAAGTAGGTTCATTCCCGATGAGAGCACTAGGAAGAAGCCGTGCAAGTGGTGATATTGATGGTTTGGTTAAAATTATTGCTGATGAGAAAACAGATGAGATCTTAGGAATGCACATCATCGGAGCAAGAGCTGCTGACTTAATTGCAGAAGGAGTTATTGCGATGGAATTCCGTGCAAGTGCTGAAGATGTTGCAAGAAGTTCTCACGCTCACCCAACTTATGCGGAAGCGATCAAAGAAGCTGCATTGGATGCTACAGGTAAGAGACCTATTCATATGTAA
- a CDS encoding cupin domain-containing protein, whose protein sequence is MKDLIKTIGILILLLNSAVLTAQQNQITRKELLNTSLDQKVGSVQMQEITMNVGQNAPKHLHPCPVLGIIKSGEAIFQIEGQEKTVLHEGDTFYEPKNKTILHFDNGSKEKALIFTAIYLKEGNEENIQFLKK, encoded by the coding sequence ATGAAAGATTTAATTAAAACAATAGGAATCCTTATTTTACTGTTGAATTCTGCTGTACTTACTGCTCAGCAAAATCAGATAACCAGAAAAGAATTGTTGAATACTTCACTTGACCAAAAAGTTGGGTCAGTTCAAATGCAAGAAATAACGATGAACGTGGGACAAAATGCTCCAAAACATCTTCATCCATGTCCTGTATTAGGAATAATAAAATCTGGGGAGGCTATTTTTCAGATTGAGGGACAGGAAAAAACTGTTCTTCATGAAGGAGATACATTCTATGAACCCAAAAATAAAACGATCCTTCATTTTGACAACGGATCTAAGGAAAAGGCTCTCATCTTCACAGCTATTTACCTAAAAGAGGGGAATGAAGAAAATATACAATTCTTGAAAAAATAG
- a CDS encoding glycosyltransferase, producing MKKISVIFILPDLETGGAERIITTIANHLSRDRFEPKILLLRKEGGYLEFLEKDIEIIDVNTERIRHSLKPILSEIYRRKPDIVFSGFGEVNAYLSLFIKLFPRTKFIARETNVVSEHVTRKEIKFFYNFYNNYQRIIAQSDDMMKDLVKNFKIKSNKIIKINNPVDFDFIDQKLSISKKPECFKYNYKNVVAIGNLSSRKGFDNLLKVFSRLKNENILLHILGDGKDREVLHQMKDLLGLKHVIFHGRQENPYQYLKYADLFILSSRYEGFPNVLLEAGACGTYALANNCPGGINEIIQHQINGEVSDINNHEDFSQKVMSVLHQSYDKEAIKNSIKSRFSKNIILDRYEKVLLDLMNK from the coding sequence ATGAAAAAAATATCTGTCATATTTATTCTGCCAGATTTAGAAACCGGAGGCGCAGAAAGAATAATTACCACCATTGCAAATCATCTTTCCAGGGATCGTTTTGAACCCAAGATTTTGCTGTTACGTAAAGAAGGCGGGTATCTTGAGTTTCTTGAAAAAGATATTGAAATTATTGATGTTAATACAGAAAGAATAAGACATTCATTAAAACCTATTTTATCAGAAATTTATCGGAGAAAACCGGATATTGTATTTTCAGGATTCGGGGAAGTAAATGCTTATTTATCTTTATTCATAAAACTCTTTCCAAGAACAAAATTCATTGCCAGAGAAACCAATGTGGTGAGTGAACATGTTACCCGAAAGGAAATTAAATTCTTTTATAATTTTTATAATAATTACCAGAGAATTATCGCTCAAAGTGATGATATGATGAAGGATCTGGTGAAAAATTTTAAAATAAAATCCAACAAAATCATTAAAATAAATAATCCTGTAGATTTTGATTTTATCGATCAGAAATTGTCGATTTCAAAAAAACCGGAATGCTTTAAATACAATTACAAAAATGTAGTGGCGATAGGCAATCTTTCATCGAGAAAAGGATTTGATAATTTATTGAAAGTTTTTTCAAGGCTTAAAAATGAAAATATTCTTCTTCATATCCTGGGAGATGGGAAAGACCGTGAAGTCTTGCATCAGATGAAAGATCTTCTCGGATTAAAGCATGTCATTTTTCATGGAAGGCAGGAAAATCCCTATCAATATTTAAAATATGCAGACCTATTTATTCTTTCTTCGAGGTACGAAGGATTTCCTAATGTATTATTGGAAGCCGGAGCTTGTGGAACTTATGCTTTAGCTAATAACTGCCCGGGAGGAATTAATGAGATTATACAACATCAGATTAACGGAGAAGTTTCAGATATTAATAATCACGAAGATTTCTCTCAGAAGGTCATGAGTGTTCTTCATCAGTCTTATGATAAAGAAGCTATTAAAAATTCTATTAAATCGAGATTTTCTAAAAATATTATTCTTGATCGGTATGAGAAAGTTCTTTTAGATCTTATGAACAAATAG
- the recQ gene encoding DNA helicase RecQ yields MSAKKANLSGELKKYFGFSTFKGQQEQIIENLLEGKDIFVLMPTGGGKSLCYQLPALISEGTAIVVSPLIALMKNQVDAVNGLSSEDGVAHVLNSSLNKTQTKQVFDDIKIGKTKLLYVAPESLIKEDYLDFLKEVKISFFAIDEAHCISEWGHDFRPEYRNLKNIIDKIADVPVIALTATATPKVQDDIQKTLGMANALVFKESFNRANLYYEVRPKVNVDREIVKFINQHKGKSGIIYCLSRRKVEEFAQLLQVNGINALPYHAGLDQKVRVANQDKFLMEDADVIVATIAFGMGIDKPDVRFVIHYDFPKSLESYYQETGRAGRDGGEGHCLAFYDPKDIEKLEKFLAQKPVSEREIGLQLLNEVVGYAETSMSRRQYILYYFGEIFDPVSGEGAKMCDNASNPPKLKDATKDLKKALELIKETGEKFKSKDLISVIAGKENAVTKSYKLEQTSYFGFGKEENDNYWKTILRQATVQNFLQKDIETYGVLKISEKGLQVLDNKLEHSFLIAEDREFDLTQAKAESDQVQMEAGGTMDQNLYGLLKELRKKVAKKYEIPPYTVFMDPSLEDMTVQYPITVEEIAKIYGVGEGKAKKYGKEFADYIKTYVEDNNIERTQDMVLKQVANKSSHKVFIIQSTDKKIDLEDIARAKNLTMNELLKEMESIVYQGTKLNIDYYVEDNFDEDIVDGFMEFMNDSESDSMKVLLDEFGDELSDEEVRMLRIKFISDVAN; encoded by the coding sequence ATGAGCGCAAAAAAAGCCAATTTATCAGGCGAATTGAAAAAGTATTTCGGGTTTTCTACTTTTAAAGGTCAACAAGAACAAATCATAGAAAACCTGTTAGAAGGGAAGGATATATTTGTTTTGATGCCGACAGGAGGAGGTAAGTCATTATGTTACCAACTTCCGGCACTCATTTCCGAGGGAACGGCAATAGTAGTTTCTCCCTTAATAGCATTAATGAAAAATCAGGTAGACGCAGTAAATGGTCTTTCATCTGAAGATGGGGTAGCACATGTTTTAAATTCATCATTAAATAAAACCCAGACCAAACAGGTCTTTGATGATATTAAAATAGGTAAAACAAAATTATTATATGTAGCTCCTGAATCATTAATTAAAGAAGATTATCTGGATTTCCTTAAGGAAGTTAAAATTTCTTTCTTTGCTATTGATGAAGCGCACTGTATTTCAGAGTGGGGGCACGATTTCAGACCAGAATACAGAAATTTAAAAAATATTATCGATAAAATTGCAGATGTCCCTGTAATTGCTCTTACAGCCACTGCTACCCCTAAAGTTCAGGATGACATTCAGAAGACTTTGGGAATGGCAAATGCATTGGTATTTAAAGAAAGCTTTAACCGTGCGAATTTATATTATGAAGTTCGTCCGAAGGTTAATGTCGATCGGGAGATCGTTAAATTTATCAATCAACATAAAGGTAAATCAGGAATTATATATTGCCTGAGTCGTAGAAAAGTAGAGGAATTTGCTCAACTATTGCAGGTAAATGGGATCAATGCATTACCGTATCATGCAGGTTTAGACCAAAAAGTTAGAGTGGCCAATCAGGATAAATTCCTTATGGAAGATGCCGATGTTATTGTTGCTACGATTGCATTCGGAATGGGAATTGATAAACCCGATGTGCGTTTTGTTATTCATTATGATTTTCCTAAATCTTTGGAAAGTTATTATCAGGAAACGGGGCGTGCAGGACGTGATGGAGGCGAAGGCCACTGTTTGGCATTTTACGATCCTAAAGATATTGAGAAATTAGAAAAATTTCTTGCTCAAAAACCTGTTTCTGAAAGAGAAATAGGTTTGCAGCTTTTAAATGAGGTGGTGGGTTACGCCGAAACTTCAATGAGTAGAAGACAATATATTCTCTATTATTTTGGTGAAATCTTTGATCCTGTTTCAGGAGAAGGTGCCAAAATGTGTGATAATGCTTCAAATCCACCAAAGTTAAAAGATGCCACAAAAGATTTGAAAAAAGCCCTTGAGCTGATTAAAGAAACGGGAGAGAAATTTAAATCTAAAGATTTGATCTCTGTCATTGCAGGAAAAGAAAATGCAGTAACTAAATCTTATAAATTAGAACAAACTTCTTATTTTGGTTTTGGAAAAGAGGAAAATGATAATTATTGGAAAACCATTTTAAGACAGGCAACGGTACAAAATTTCTTACAGAAAGATATTGAGACTTATGGTGTTTTAAAAATTTCTGAAAAGGGATTACAGGTTCTGGATAATAAATTAGAACATTCTTTTTTAATTGCTGAAGACAGGGAATTTGACTTGACCCAAGCAAAGGCTGAAAGCGATCAGGTTCAGATGGAAGCTGGGGGAACGATGGATCAGAATTTATATGGGCTTTTAAAGGAATTGAGAAAGAAAGTTGCCAAGAAATACGAAATCCCTCCTTATACGGTATTCATGGATCCAAGTTTGGAGGACATGACTGTTCAGTATCCTATCACTGTAGAAGAAATAGCTAAAATTTATGGGGTAGGAGAAGGAAAAGCAAAGAAATATGGAAAGGAGTTTGCTGATTATATAAAGACCTACGTAGAAGATAATAATATCGAACGTACTCAGGATATGGTTCTAAAACAGGTTGCCAATAAATCCAGCCATAAAGTGTTCATTATTCAGAGTACCGATAAAAAAATTGACCTTGAAGATATCGCCAGAGCCAAGAACTTAACAATGAATGAATTGTTGAAGGAAATGGAAAGTATTGTTTATCAGGGAACAAAATTGAACATTGATTATTATGTAGAGGATAATTTTGATGAAGATATTGTAGACGGTTTCATGGAATTCATGAATGATTCTGAAAGTGATAGTATGAAAGTGCTGCTGGATGAATTTGGAGATGAACTTTCTGATGAAGAGGTTAGAATGTTAAGGATAAAATTCATTAGCGACGTTGCTAATTAA
- a CDS encoding SIS domain-containing protein: MERDNIISIAKSTLEIEISELEKLKNRIGDEFAKAVEIIHSAQGKLIVVGIGKSAHVGNKIVATLNSTGTPSQFLHASEAIHGDLGVIQKQDVVLCISNSGNSPEIATLVPFLKDYSSALIGMTGNKNSKLAEFSEIILDTHVDLEACPNKLAPTSSTTIQMALGDALAICLMELNNFRENDFAKFHPGGSLGKNLTARVEQFLSSQKPQVTEDSTVRDVIISISASSHGITVVTNEEKIIGVITDGDLRRMLLKGEDVTKVLAKDIMSANPKTIEKSVLAKEAMKVLKENNIGQLIVTENGKYFGIIDLHKLLDEGII, translated from the coding sequence ATGGAAAGAGATAATATTATTTCAATAGCAAAAAGTACATTAGAAATAGAGATTTCAGAACTTGAAAAATTAAAGAACAGAATAGGCGATGAATTTGCAAAAGCAGTAGAGATTATTCACTCAGCTCAGGGAAAATTAATCGTCGTAGGAATCGGAAAATCTGCCCATGTCGGAAATAAGATCGTAGCCACCCTCAACTCCACAGGAACTCCTTCACAGTTTCTGCATGCTTCGGAAGCCATTCATGGAGATCTTGGAGTTATCCAGAAACAAGATGTCGTTTTATGTATTTCAAATTCAGGAAATTCCCCCGAAATTGCCACTCTAGTTCCATTTTTAAAAGATTATTCTTCTGCACTGATCGGAATGACAGGTAATAAGAACAGTAAACTGGCAGAATTCTCGGAAATAATATTGGATACTCATGTCGATCTGGAAGCTTGTCCCAACAAATTGGCGCCGACAAGTTCTACAACCATACAAATGGCGCTTGGAGATGCATTAGCAATCTGTTTAATGGAACTTAATAATTTCAGAGAAAACGATTTTGCAAAGTTCCATCCTGGCGGAAGCTTAGGGAAAAATTTAACCGCAAGGGTTGAACAGTTTCTTTCTTCACAAAAGCCACAGGTTACTGAAGACTCAACCGTAAGAGATGTTATTATTTCAATCAGTGCTTCCAGTCATGGAATCACGGTAGTGACCAATGAAGAAAAAATCATTGGAGTAATTACAGATGGGGATTTAAGAAGAATGCTCCTGAAAGGCGAAGACGTTACTAAAGTTTTAGCAAAAGACATTATGTCTGCAAACCCTAAAACCATTGAAAAAAGCGTATTAGCAAAAGAAGCCATGAAAGTTTTAAAGGAAAATAACATCGGTCAGCTTATCGTAACAGAAAATGGTAAATATTTTGGAATTATAGACCTTCACAAGCTGCTTGACGAGGGAATTATCTAG
- a CDS encoding type 1 glutamine amidotransferase domain-containing protein: MKKKALIVVTSVEKYPNMDRATGLWLGEAVHFYEKLHEKGYEIDFVSPRGGYTPLDPVSLQMSVQPIDWKYYADGAFRKKLANTLQPKDVIPEDYDVIYYAGGHGVVWDFPENKELQEISRKIYENGGIVSSVCHGAVGLFNIRLSDGELLIKGKTLTGFSNSEEVAAELADHMPYLTEDVLKSKGANYVKADQDFTSFAVADGRLVTGQNPQSGGAVGQKVLEILEK, from the coding sequence ATGAAGAAAAAAGCATTAATCGTCGTAACAAGTGTAGAGAAATACCCCAATATGGATAGGGCCACAGGTCTTTGGCTGGGGGAAGCTGTTCATTTTTATGAAAAATTGCATGAAAAAGGATATGAAATTGATTTTGTAAGTCCCAGAGGCGGATATACACCGCTCGATCCCGTTTCTTTACAAATGTCTGTACAACCCATTGACTGGAAATATTATGCAGATGGAGCGTTCAGAAAAAAATTAGCTAATACCTTGCAGCCAAAGGATGTCATACCCGAGGATTATGATGTGATCTATTATGCGGGAGGACACGGTGTTGTTTGGGATTTCCCTGAAAATAAAGAGTTACAGGAAATTTCCCGTAAAATATATGAGAATGGAGGTATTGTTTCTTCTGTCTGCCATGGAGCAGTAGGCCTGTTTAATATCAGATTATCGGATGGTGAATTACTGATTAAAGGAAAAACCCTGACAGGATTTTCAAACTCCGAGGAAGTTGCAGCAGAATTGGCCGACCATATGCCTTATCTCACAGAAGATGTCCTGAAAAGCAAAGGAGCTAATTATGTAAAAGCAGATCAGGACTTTACTTCTTTTGCAGTGGCAGACGGCAGGTTGGTGACCGGACAAAACCCTCAATCAGGAGGTGCTGTGGGCCAGAAAGTATTGGAAATATTAGAAAAATAG
- the tatC gene encoding twin-arginine translocase subunit TatC, whose protein sequence is MEEKNEMSFLGHIGELRGHLVRSIIAIIIAALIIGFNINWIMDHIFFGPTRNDFPTFKVVNHFSRMILGDDSIHLPKEFPVRVQRLYQQFNVMMAVSIFGGIVLAFPYIVWELWRFISPALHPNERKNSIFIINAVWILFMTGVLSGYFLILPFAVNFGVIFKISDIIIPLYDLSDYTTLFLQVVLGMGVVFLFPILIYFLTTIGILNPKFMKTYRRHAIVLIMVVAAIITPADVLSMIMAALPLLLLYEFSIIMCSYVYKKVQKREGNLPAVQK, encoded by the coding sequence ATGGAAGAAAAAAACGAAATGTCCTTTCTTGGGCACATTGGAGAATTAAGAGGTCATCTTGTTCGTTCGATTATCGCTATTATCATTGCCGCTCTTATCATCGGCTTTAATATCAATTGGATCATGGATCATATCTTTTTTGGACCTACAAGAAATGATTTCCCCACTTTCAAAGTTGTCAATCATTTTTCAAGAATGATACTGGGAGATGACAGTATTCATCTTCCAAAAGAATTCCCTGTACGTGTTCAGAGGCTTTATCAACAGTTCAATGTAATGATGGCTGTTTCCATTTTCGGAGGTATCGTTTTAGCTTTTCCTTATATTGTTTGGGAATTATGGCGTTTTATCAGTCCTGCATTGCATCCTAATGAGAGAAAAAATTCAATTTTCATCATTAATGCGGTTTGGATCCTGTTTATGACGGGAGTTTTATCAGGATATTTTTTAATTTTGCCCTTCGCTGTTAACTTTGGGGTTATCTTTAAAATCTCGGATATTATCATCCCCCTCTATGATTTAAGCGATTATACTACATTATTTTTACAGGTTGTATTAGGTATGGGAGTAGTTTTTCTTTTCCCTATTCTTATCTATTTCCTGACTACGATCGGAATACTGAATCCAAAATTCATGAAGACCTATCGCAGACATGCCATTGTTCTTATCATGGTAGTAGCTGCAATTATTACTCCTGCGGATGTTTTAAGTATGATCATGGCAGCTTTACCACTGCTTCTATTGTATGAATTCAGTATTATCATGTGTTCTTATGTATATAAAAAGGTACAGAAACGTGAAGGAAATCTTCCAGCTGTTCAGAAATAA